One stretch of Prunus persica cultivar Lovell chromosome G1, Prunus_persica_NCBIv2, whole genome shotgun sequence DNA includes these proteins:
- the LOC18793691 gene encoding ADP-ribosylation factor 2, whose product MGLTFTKLFSRLFAKKEMRILMVGLDAAGKTTILYKLKLGEIVTTIPTIGFNVETVEYKNISFTVWDVGGQDKIRPLWRHYFQNTQGLIFVVDSNDRDRVVEARDELHRMLNEDELRDAVLLVFANKQDLPNAMNAAEITDKLGLHSLRQRHWYIQSTCATSGEGLYEGLDWLSNNIANKA is encoded by the exons ATGGGGCTTACATTCACGAAGCTTTTCAGCCGGCTTTTTGCCAAGAAAGAGATGCGAATTCTGATGGTTGGTCTTGATGCTGCTGGTAAGACCACCATCCTCTACAAGCTCAAGCTCGGTGAGATCGTCACAACAATTCCCACCATTG GGTTTAATGTGGAGACCGTGGAGTACAAGAACATCAGCTTCACAGTCTGGGATGTCGGGGGTCAGGACAAG ATCCGACCTTTGTGGAGGCATTACTTCCAGAACACACAGGGTCTTATCTTTGTTGTGGACAGCAATGACAGAGACCGTGTTGTTGAGGCAAGGGATGAATTGCATAGGATGTTGAATGAG GATGAGCTGCGAGATGCCGTGTTGCTTGTATTTGCTAACAAACAAGATCTTCCCAATGCAATGAATGCTGCTGAAATTACTGATAAGCTTGGCCTCCACTCTCTCAGACAGCGTCACTG GTACATCCAGAGCACTTGTGCAACCTCTGGAGAGGGTCTATATGAGGGGCTGGATTGGCTCTCCAACAACATTGCTAACAAG GCATGA